The Chitinophaga sp. H8 genome contains a region encoding:
- a CDS encoding TonB-dependent receptor, translated as MKMTTFLLLVSFLQLSAAGYSQKVTLALKNAPLQKVFAEIILQSDVTIVYNEAILQGTFPVSIDLKNASVQTVLDKCLKEQPVYYVIEDNVVKIKPKRKPRQLLDDTFAMPDTTRHNIAVAGKVTVPSGEAIPGVTVMVKGSGSGTTTNGAGVFQLPAVPAAGTLIFSFMGMKTKEVPVNGQASFNIVMENESIGLDAVVAIGYGVQRKADLTGAVSNISASKLNTQSNVNIGQALQGKIAGVDIVSQGGAPGAGSRIMIRGIGTLNNANPLYIVDGMYMNGMDHINPNDIESIDVLKDASSAAIYGSRAANGVIIVTTKSGSNTDGKPVFEFSTNFGVQTPSRYLKMLDANQWATLTTLSRAAIGKPALEMAQNLDQKENNNWQDMMLRPALMQNHNITIKGGSKYFTYYTGLGYMDQEGVVKGTNYKRYNAQFKSEYKRGWLTVGNNVVFSAQQNKPMFNFARGGYLGIILQSIPTLSAYDPTNPGGGYGKVYGDAVDVPNPLGLIDERLTKRTWNDYSAFINLYAELKLPFGLKYRLNATPDFSITRSSDYNNAYDFGLTSRDISSMTEDRTTNNNLLIENLLSYEKTMGKHKVSALLGYSFQNYKNRYIMASGKGMPDGIYEVGAATQDRLNNTTSYESALTSVISRLFYSYDYRYLITLTYRRDGSSKFARNNRYGNFPSVSLGWNVAEEQFMKGVSWLDQFKIRGGYGVLGNQEIDNYMYTSTITSNINYPDGAGGIVNGAFPKEFANPLIKWEETAMTNIGVDLSLFKNKLTFTGDWYYKHTKDILLTVPIPISTGGANDPVRNAGRIKNTGVEVTLGWNEATSKDFSWGVTLTGNAMKNEVIAMGEANQVINGGANRTNVSTTKTLAGFPIGGFWLIKTEGLFQNQKEIDDYNKDGKLIQPNAKPGDIRFRDKNNDGKITDDDREYCGSPFPTLTMGLNTNFSYKGIDVLLGLQGVFGNKIYNATRLELEGVTKGSNFLTSTLDYWSETNTGATHPRLVWDDPNQNSRPQSDRYLESGSFFRVRNIQVGYTLPKHIFNDKLQKVRVYANVENLFTITNYSGYTPDINSGNATSRGFDNFVFPVNRVFMIGLNLGF; from the coding sequence ATGAAAATGACAACCTTTTTGCTCCTCGTTTCTTTTTTACAGTTGAGTGCCGCTGGTTACTCTCAGAAGGTAACACTGGCCTTAAAGAATGCTCCTTTACAAAAGGTATTTGCAGAAATTATCCTGCAATCTGATGTGACGATTGTTTACAATGAAGCCATACTACAGGGAACCTTTCCGGTAAGCATAGACCTGAAAAATGCATCTGTGCAAACGGTACTGGACAAATGCCTGAAAGAGCAGCCGGTATATTATGTAATAGAAGATAATGTAGTGAAGATAAAGCCGAAAAGAAAACCCAGGCAGCTGCTGGATGACACTTTTGCTATGCCGGATACTACCCGGCATAATATTGCGGTGGCTGGTAAAGTAACGGTGCCATCGGGGGAAGCCATTCCGGGCGTTACGGTGATGGTGAAAGGGAGTGGCAGTGGCACCACTACCAATGGGGCTGGTGTTTTTCAATTGCCAGCAGTACCTGCAGCTGGTACACTGATATTTTCCTTTATGGGTATGAAAACAAAGGAAGTACCGGTAAATGGCCAGGCATCTTTTAACATCGTAATGGAAAATGAATCTATAGGACTGGATGCAGTAGTGGCCATTGGGTATGGTGTGCAACGCAAAGCAGACCTGACCGGAGCTGTTTCAAATATCAGTGCCAGCAAGCTGAATACACAAAGTAATGTAAACATAGGGCAGGCCTTGCAGGGGAAGATTGCCGGTGTGGATATTGTATCTCAGGGGGGCGCTCCGGGTGCCGGCAGCCGTATTATGATCCGGGGGATTGGTACCCTCAATAATGCGAATCCCTTATATATAGTGGATGGCATGTACATGAATGGCATGGATCACATTAATCCCAACGATATTGAAAGCATCGATGTATTGAAAGATGCTTCTTCTGCCGCTATTTATGGTTCCCGTGCTGCGAATGGGGTGATCATTGTTACTACCAAGTCCGGCTCCAATACAGATGGCAAGCCTGTATTTGAATTTTCTACCAACTTTGGCGTACAAACACCTTCCAGGTATCTTAAGATGCTGGATGCTAACCAATGGGCTACGCTTACTACGCTGTCCAGAGCTGCTATCGGCAAGCCTGCATTGGAAATGGCACAAAACCTGGACCAAAAGGAAAACAATAACTGGCAGGATATGATGCTGCGACCTGCATTGATGCAGAATCATAATATCACTATCAAAGGTGGCAGTAAATATTTTACCTATTACACCGGACTAGGATATATGGACCAGGAAGGCGTGGTGAAAGGCACGAACTACAAGCGGTATAATGCACAGTTTAAATCAGAATACAAACGTGGCTGGCTTACTGTAGGAAACAACGTGGTATTCAGCGCACAACAGAATAAACCCATGTTTAATTTTGCCCGTGGTGGTTACCTCGGCATCATCCTCCAGTCTATTCCTACCCTGAGTGCCTATGATCCAACGAATCCGGGTGGTGGTTATGGAAAAGTATATGGTGATGCTGTGGATGTACCCAATCCTTTAGGACTGATTGATGAAAGGCTGACCAAAAGAACCTGGAATGATTACAGCGCTTTTATTAACCTGTATGCGGAGTTGAAATTACCTTTTGGATTAAAGTACAGACTGAATGCAACACCCGATTTCTCTATCACCCGCTCTTCTGATTACAACAACGCCTACGATTTCGGGCTAACCTCCAGGGATATCTCCAGTATGACGGAAGACCGTACTACTAATAATAACCTGTTGATAGAAAACCTGCTTTCTTACGAGAAAACAATGGGCAAGCATAAAGTGAGTGCTTTATTAGGCTATTCTTTCCAGAATTATAAGAACCGTTATATCATGGCTTCCGGCAAAGGTATGCCCGATGGTATTTATGAAGTAGGTGCTGCTACGCAAGACCGGCTGAACAATACGACCTCTTATGAAAGTGCATTGACTTCCGTTATTTCCAGGCTGTTCTATTCTTATGATTACCGTTATCTTATCACTTTAACTTACCGCAGGGATGGTTCTTCCAAGTTTGCCCGGAACAATCGTTACGGCAACTTCCCTTCTGTTTCCCTGGGCTGGAATGTAGCGGAAGAACAATTTATGAAGGGCGTGAGCTGGCTGGATCAGTTCAAGATCCGTGGGGGATATGGGGTACTGGGTAACCAGGAAATAGATAATTACATGTATACCAGTACCATTACTTCCAATATTAACTACCCTGATGGCGCTGGTGGCATAGTGAATGGCGCTTTCCCCAAAGAGTTTGCCAATCCGCTCATTAAATGGGAAGAAACTGCAATGACCAATATCGGTGTGGACCTTTCTTTGTTCAAAAACAAATTAACGTTTACAGGTGACTGGTACTATAAGCATACAAAAGATATCTTACTCACCGTACCTATTCCTATTTCTACAGGTGGCGCCAATGATCCGGTACGTAATGCGGGCAGGATCAAGAATACCGGAGTGGAAGTAACGCTGGGATGGAATGAAGCTACCTCTAAAGACTTCAGCTGGGGAGTGACCCTGACCGGTAATGCCATGAAGAATGAGGTCATTGCGATGGGAGAAGCAAACCAGGTAATAAATGGAGGGGCTAACCGTACCAATGTATCTACAACCAAAACACTGGCAGGATTTCCGATAGGTGGATTCTGGCTGATTAAAACGGAGGGATTGTTTCAGAACCAGAAAGAGATTGATGATTATAATAAAGATGGAAAACTCATCCAACCCAATGCAAAACCAGGTGATATCCGCTTCAGAGATAAGAATAATGATGGTAAAATCACTGATGATGACCGGGAATATTGTGGCAGCCCTTTCCCTACTTTGACAATGGGATTAAACACTAATTTTTCTTACAAGGGCATAGATGTATTATTAGGGTTGCAGGGTGTATTTGGAAATAAGATCTATAATGCCACCCGTCTGGAGCTGGAAGGTGTGACCAAAGGAAGTAACTTTCTGACCTCTACCCTGGATTACTGGAGTGAAACAAATACAGGGGCCACGCATCCCCGGCTGGTGTGGGATGATCCTAACCAGAACAGCCGTCCGCAATCAGACCGGTACCTGGAGAGTGGTTCCTTTTTCCGGGTAAGGAATATCCAGGTAGGTTACACTTTACCTAAACATATTTTCAACGATAAACTGCAAAAGGTACGGGTATACGCCAATGTGGAAAACCTGTTTACCATTACCAACTACAGTGGTTATACCCCTGATATTAACAGTGGTAATGCTACTTCCCGCGGGTTTGACAATTTTGTTTTCCCGGTAAACAGGGTATTTATGATCGGTCTTAATCTTGGATTCTAA
- a CDS encoding RagB/SusD family nutrient uptake outer membrane protein: MMNTFKLAIVYFAAVVLSSCQGRLDLTNPNKVTSETFWKSEKDFKQAITSCYTPLKNWNGGYYGTRGLMARISRADDIEFRNDINEIYAMHRFTNDPNNAGANNMFYQFYNAIYRANSILDNIEGKQFSAEFVKSIRAEALFIRGLYFFMLAKEFGDAPLRLTASQDPATFMLAKSPQADIYAQAEKDFKEAAVLLPVANKIGKPTSGTAYAYLGKLYVYNERWKDAKEVLAPLTKAPYTYRLVDDYAWNFDEAHENNAESIFEILYEPVGGTDQWDNGEGANSAQTTTIAVEYAAGSVKGWFEAWPTKKMMDIFLQEKSASGGFDYRATTAIAWDYPGCMYYMKPIREVLNATEIKSYWIIKNSNSRTRTEEAGDIGSYINERAMRFADVVLLLAECELGLNNPAGAVTYIDQIRTRGGNLLPYTGAKDAVTVKKELMHQRAIEFFKEGERFYDLRRWGLLEQELKAQDPTRFANFNKRHYYLPIPAKEIQTNTLCKQNTGW, encoded by the coding sequence ATGATGAATACATTTAAATTAGCTATCGTATACTTTGCTGCTGTAGTGTTGAGTAGCTGTCAGGGCCGTCTGGATCTGACAAACCCCAACAAGGTAACCAGCGAAACTTTCTGGAAAAGTGAAAAAGATTTTAAGCAGGCCATTACCTCCTGCTATACACCACTTAAAAACTGGAATGGTGGGTATTATGGTACCCGTGGGTTAATGGCGCGTATTTCCCGTGCAGATGATATTGAATTCAGGAATGATATCAACGAGATCTATGCCATGCACCGATTCACCAATGACCCCAATAACGCGGGGGCCAATAATATGTTTTACCAGTTTTATAATGCCATATACAGAGCTAACAGTATCCTGGATAATATTGAAGGAAAGCAGTTCTCTGCCGAGTTTGTGAAAAGTATACGTGCAGAAGCCCTGTTTATACGCGGACTGTATTTCTTTATGCTGGCCAAAGAGTTTGGAGATGCCCCACTCAGATTAACAGCCTCTCAGGACCCGGCTACTTTTATGCTGGCCAAATCGCCTCAGGCAGACATCTATGCGCAGGCAGAAAAGGATTTTAAAGAAGCAGCTGTGCTGTTGCCGGTTGCCAATAAAATAGGAAAGCCTACCAGTGGTACCGCTTATGCTTACCTGGGTAAACTATATGTATATAATGAACGCTGGAAAGATGCAAAGGAAGTATTGGCACCGCTTACTAAAGCCCCTTATACTTACCGGCTGGTAGACGACTATGCCTGGAATTTTGATGAGGCACATGAGAATAATGCAGAAAGCATTTTTGAAATCCTGTATGAGCCGGTAGGAGGTACAGATCAATGGGATAATGGAGAAGGAGCCAACTCTGCACAAACGACTACCATTGCAGTAGAGTATGCCGCAGGAAGTGTAAAGGGATGGTTTGAAGCCTGGCCAACCAAAAAGATGATGGATATTTTTCTGCAGGAAAAATCTGCCAGTGGTGGCTTTGACTATCGTGCCACTACAGCAATAGCCTGGGATTATCCGGGATGTATGTATTATATGAAGCCCATCCGGGAGGTGCTGAATGCTACAGAAATAAAAAGCTATTGGATCATTAAAAATTCAAATTCGCGTACCCGTACAGAAGAGGCGGGTGATATCGGATCATATATCAATGAGCGCGCCATGCGGTTTGCCGATGTGGTGTTATTGCTGGCAGAGTGTGAGTTAGGCTTGAATAATCCGGCGGGTGCAGTAACCTATATTGATCAGATCCGTACCCGTGGCGGGAACTTGTTGCCATATACCGGCGCCAAAGATGCGGTAACTGTAAAAAAAGAACTCATGCATCAGCGGGCTATTGAATTCTTTAAAGAAGGAGAGCGGTTTTATGATCTGAGAAGATGGGGGCTGCTGGAACAGGAATTGAAAGCGCAGGATCCTACCCGTTTTGCCAACTTTAATAAACGGCATTATTACTTGCCTATTCCAGCCAAGGAAATACAGACCAATACCTTGTGCAAGCAAAATACAGGGTGGTAG
- a CDS encoding DUF4838 domain-containing protein, producing the protein MNKWIIYMGMLCLLLWPVVMQASNGTSVPVKRIKTVCIQQGSENATVVFAAEELVKYWQKMTGLSLSIVKGKTVAGKLKKGNIYLSLDTAYGIKWDGYTITPLEEGMIIRASHPRGILYAVYQYLEACGCWFVYPDDKLWEQIPVIATAPLVSIAHTPRLEWRGLALYGIRDDQTVLTQQIVDWMAKQRFNYVLLSQDRPTDGTGGLAQEVYFKGAIEKAVLPELTKRDFIINMGEHNTHEYLDRNKLFPLHPEWFALIKGKRQKGQMCYSNKEGLDYYATQLTNWVKDRPWVKIIGTWPLDGAGGYCQCDDCKSDQTIYNAISYVARKVKAVRPDVIVEHLAYTPETYEAPVKPLEDNMAVLYCPDLKDKPKLEAGWIKGAAKANGVYKFEYYLADHWRSPGQVWLRPDFALWSADYMVKAGFRGVVSLYLPIQMWWRSSLNYWLLSQGLWQEGVDTQERLKAFCAGYYAGSADKVQAIYNKILYEMQKGDFFSMEDPNRGVQEIRSRYAAAAAKPILTEIRNLEKTVNDTSLKTRIARIGDYVESMQLYFTYFATRKAADLEAVTNLVKQHNARNDGIDVPSQYFIWRVGHFPPLP; encoded by the coding sequence ATGAATAAATGGATCATTTATATGGGAATGCTATGCCTGTTACTATGGCCTGTTGTTATGCAGGCCAGCAATGGGACAAGTGTACCGGTAAAGAGAATAAAAACTGTTTGTATTCAGCAGGGAAGTGAAAATGCAACGGTAGTCTTTGCCGCCGAAGAACTGGTGAAATACTGGCAAAAGATGACGGGATTATCTTTATCCATTGTAAAAGGAAAAACAGTTGCCGGAAAGTTGAAGAAGGGAAATATTTATTTATCACTGGATACAGCATACGGGATTAAATGGGACGGGTATACGATTACGCCGCTGGAAGAAGGGATGATCATCAGAGCTTCTCACCCCCGCGGTATTTTATATGCAGTATATCAATACCTGGAGGCTTGTGGTTGCTGGTTTGTGTATCCGGATGACAAACTGTGGGAGCAGATTCCTGTTATTGCAACAGCTCCGCTGGTAAGTATTGCACATACGCCACGTTTGGAGTGGAGAGGATTGGCTTTATATGGCATCCGTGATGATCAGACGGTACTCACCCAGCAGATTGTAGACTGGATGGCGAAGCAGCGGTTTAATTATGTGCTGTTATCGCAGGACCGGCCTACAGATGGCACGGGGGGGCTGGCACAGGAAGTTTATTTCAAGGGTGCTATTGAAAAAGCGGTGTTGCCGGAACTGACCAAACGTGATTTTATCATCAATATGGGCGAACACAACACGCATGAATATTTAGACAGGAATAAACTGTTTCCTCTGCATCCTGAATGGTTTGCACTGATAAAAGGCAAGCGGCAGAAGGGGCAGATGTGTTACAGCAACAAAGAGGGGCTGGACTATTATGCTACCCAGTTAACCAATTGGGTGAAGGACAGGCCCTGGGTAAAAATAATTGGTACCTGGCCTTTGGATGGCGCAGGAGGATATTGTCAGTGTGATGACTGTAAATCGGATCAGACCATTTACAACGCGATATCGTATGTAGCCCGGAAAGTAAAAGCGGTACGCCCCGATGTGATCGTAGAGCACCTTGCCTATACACCGGAAACCTATGAAGCGCCGGTGAAACCACTGGAAGATAATATGGCGGTGTTGTATTGTCCTGATTTAAAAGACAAGCCCAAGCTGGAAGCGGGCTGGATAAAAGGCGCCGCCAAAGCAAATGGCGTGTATAAGTTTGAATACTACCTGGCGGACCACTGGCGCTCGCCCGGACAGGTGTGGCTGCGGCCGGATTTTGCCTTATGGTCGGCTGATTACATGGTAAAAGCAGGTTTCCGTGGTGTGGTATCCTTGTATCTGCCTATTCAGATGTGGTGGAGAAGTTCTTTAAATTATTGGTTGCTGAGTCAGGGCCTCTGGCAGGAAGGTGTAGATACGCAGGAGCGATTGAAGGCTTTTTGTGCCGGTTATTATGCCGGTAGTGCAGATAAGGTACAAGCTATCTACAATAAGATCTTATATGAGATGCAAAAGGGAGATTTCTTTTCCATGGAAGATCCCAACAGAGGGGTACAGGAAATCAGGAGCCGGTATGCTGCGGCTGCTGCAAAACCTATTCTGACAGAAATCAGGAACCTGGAAAAGACTGTAAATGATACCTCCCTTAAAACCAGGATAGCGCGGATAGGTGATTATGTAGAGAGCATGCAGCTGTACTTTACTTATTTTGCCACCAGGAAAGCAGCAGACCTGGAAGCGGTAACAAACCTGGTGAAACAACATAATGCCCGTAATGATGGAATAGATGTACCCAGCCAGTATTTTATATGGAGAGTAGGGCATTTTCCTCCGCTACCATAG
- a CDS encoding RNA polymerase sigma factor, translated as MHELSDIELLQALKNSQEAAFNEIYGRYWYQLLVAVMKTVRSESDAEDIVQELFESLWKRRSELQVEGALPAYLFSSARYMSIRYITRHLTRSNYLKRLADHFEGTALPTIESGLYVQELEQQIDAAIAEMPHKMREVFQLSRKHHLSHREIAEKMQISEETVKKQVYYALKLIRSRIGDIPVGLAFYLTTLFWK; from the coding sequence ATGCATGAGCTGAGTGATATAGAACTGCTGCAAGCGTTAAAAAACAGCCAGGAGGCCGCATTTAACGAAATATACGGGCGTTACTGGTACCAGTTGCTGGTAGCTGTAATGAAGACGGTACGTTCGGAGAGTGATGCAGAGGATATTGTGCAGGAGTTGTTTGAATCCTTGTGGAAGCGGCGCAGTGAGTTGCAGGTGGAAGGGGCCCTTCCAGCTTATTTATTCAGCAGTGCCCGTTATATGAGCATCCGTTATATCACCCGGCACCTTACCCGTTCTAATTATCTGAAACGGCTGGCAGACCACTTTGAAGGCACAGCCCTACCCACTATCGAATCCGGGCTATATGTGCAGGAACTGGAACAGCAGATTGATGCTGCCATCGCAGAGATGCCGCATAAAATGCGGGAAGTATTTCAGCTTAGCCGTAAACATCATCTCTCTCACCGGGAGATCGCTGAAAAGATGCAGATATCAGAAGAAACAGTAAAGAAACAGGTGTATTATGCGTTAAAGCTGATCAGAAGCCGGATAGGAGATATACCCGTAGGATTAGCCTTTTATCTGACCACCCTGTTCTGGAAGTAA
- a CDS encoding FecR domain-containing protein, whose amino-acid sequence MDRQEARLLLERYLAGQCTPEEEERVKSWYQALEEEYAWGLDEAGRAARGEQLKAKIDASLGFQAREIPVVPVSRTRWLRIAAAAVLILTLGGGAWWLLHKKEVLPPSPLTAALVNDAAPGGNRAVLTLADGTHITLDSAQNGALAQQGGIKVMKVDSGQLAYEANALQARGATVQFNTLKTPRGGSYGVTLPDGTRVWLNAASSLKYPTAFTGNERKVILEGEAYFEVAGNAAQPFKVSVAAASADGVPMEVTVLGTRFNIMAYRDEKTINTTLIAGAVKVAQGNTERQLAPDQQAQVSATGEIAVRKDIHAADAAAWKNGLFHFQKADLPSVMRQIARWYDMDIIYEGQPDIRLSGMISRNINVSEVLKLLASNGAHFRIAGKKIVVL is encoded by the coding sequence ATGGATAGGCAGGAAGCCAGGTTATTACTGGAACGTTATCTGGCGGGCCAATGTACACCGGAAGAAGAGGAGCGTGTGAAATCATGGTATCAGGCATTGGAAGAAGAGTATGCCTGGGGACTGGATGAAGCCGGCAGGGCAGCCCGTGGAGAACAGCTGAAAGCAAAAATCGATGCCAGTCTTGGTTTCCAGGCGCGGGAAATACCGGTAGTACCTGTATCCCGTACCCGTTGGTTACGGATTGCCGCCGCAGCGGTGTTGATATTGACATTGGGCGGTGGCGCCTGGTGGTTACTTCATAAAAAGGAGGTGTTACCTCCATCTCCACTCACTGCCGCATTGGTAAATGATGCAGCCCCCGGCGGTAATAGGGCAGTGCTGACACTGGCAGACGGTACTCATATAACGTTGGATAGTGCACAGAACGGCGCATTGGCGCAACAGGGAGGAATAAAGGTAATGAAGGTAGATAGCGGCCAGCTGGCTTATGAAGCCAATGCATTGCAGGCACGTGGTGCAACCGTACAATTTAATACCCTGAAAACCCCGCGGGGAGGATCCTATGGCGTAACCCTGCCGGATGGCACCAGGGTATGGCTCAATGCCGCCAGTTCATTAAAATATCCTACTGCTTTTACTGGTAATGAAAGGAAAGTGATCCTGGAAGGAGAAGCATATTTTGAAGTGGCAGGAAACGCTGCACAGCCATTTAAGGTGAGCGTGGCTGCCGCCAGCGCAGATGGGGTGCCTATGGAAGTAACAGTACTGGGTACACGGTTTAACATTATGGCCTATCGCGATGAAAAAACAATCAACACTACCCTGATAGCAGGTGCAGTAAAAGTAGCACAAGGAAATACAGAACGTCAGCTGGCGCCTGATCAACAGGCACAGGTAAGTGCTACCGGAGAAATCGCAGTGCGTAAAGACATCCATGCTGCAGATGCTGCCGCATGGAAAAATGGCCTGTTTCATTTCCAGAAAGCAGATCTGCCAAGCGTAATGCGGCAGATTGCCCGCTGGTATGACATGGATATTATATATGAAGGACAGCCGGATATACGGTTGTCCGGAATGATCAGCAGAAATATTAATGTATCGGAAGTACTTAAATTATTGGCATCCAACGGCGCACATTTCAGGATAGCCGGGAAGAAGATTGTCGTATTGTAA